The following proteins come from a genomic window of Proteiniphilum propionicum:
- a CDS encoding alpha/beta hydrolase, translated as MPHRQDHQIAAMTDEARQKDFKADKNRVAYLEWYDAPAEEVRNGGCMILISGGGYESCCDMELIKLWNKTFTQLGFQCVNFVYRTPRPVGLPIYQTAWEDGQRAVRKVRSEARKRGFDPERIGVISMSAGSHLALLLATSSQTSAYDKIDPIDELPCHINWAIVNAPAYGTTDAETGIPASRQGYGTDVKLSSVFKFDERTCPMSLHHGGTDVYAPHTSTLVYRQLRRMNIPAELHLYADKGHGAFGLERGIEFMRQMGYMGKLEEEVELMERYADDSDRLDYSKMDIWPEGKTPDIQPNQCTPYLEWHTPKNLKTKAIQIIYSGGSYTGNDPDGFEVAPARRFLNEKGMTVVTLKYRTPRPTTGLAKHTTAWQDLQRTIKIVRSEAAKRGLDPGRIGIMGSSAGGHLTLMGVTSSSHRSYLPIDAIDKQPCHVQWGIGFYPAYALTDGLNQPNVKKGNEDDAVLAPEFSFDLKTAPMLFIHGDADGWAAMNSVKTWEKILQIGIQSELHTLATREHCFQRKASPETGSYTHLERIWEFLTAKEFNK; from the coding sequence ATGCCACATAGGCAAGACCATCAGATTGCTGCCATGACAGACGAGGCCAGGCAAAAAGATTTTAAAGCGGACAAGAATCGGGTCGCTTACTTGGAATGGTACGATGCACCAGCTGAGGAAGTACGCAATGGAGGATGTATGATTCTTATTTCGGGCGGTGGTTACGAGTCCTGTTGTGATATGGAACTCATTAAACTATGGAACAAAACATTTACGCAATTAGGATTTCAATGTGTGAACTTTGTATATAGGACGCCCAGACCCGTGGGGCTGCCAATTTATCAAACTGCATGGGAAGATGGACAACGTGCTGTTCGTAAAGTTCGAAGCGAAGCAAGGAAACGTGGATTTGATCCGGAAAGGATTGGAGTTATCTCCATGTCGGCAGGTTCGCATTTAGCCTTGCTATTGGCTACCAGTTCGCAAACTTCGGCTTATGATAAAATAGACCCGATAGACGAGCTGCCTTGTCATATCAATTGGGCGATTGTGAATGCCCCGGCTTATGGTACTACCGATGCCGAAACAGGCATACCTGCAAGCCGACAAGGATATGGAACGGATGTAAAATTGAGTTCAGTTTTTAAATTTGATGAACGAACCTGCCCAATGAGTCTTCATCACGGAGGAACCGACGTTTATGCTCCACATACTTCAACATTGGTTTACCGGCAACTCAGACGAATGAATATTCCTGCCGAATTACACCTGTATGCGGATAAGGGACATGGCGCTTTCGGACTGGAAAGAGGAATTGAATTTATGCGCCAAATGGGATATATGGGTAAGTTAGAAGAAGAGGTGGAGTTGATGGAGCGCTATGCCGATGATAGCGACCGCCTTGATTACTCGAAAATGGATATCTGGCCAGAGGGAAAAACACCAGATATTCAGCCTAATCAGTGTACACCATATCTAGAATGGCATACACCAAAGAACCTGAAAACAAAGGCAATACAGATTATCTATTCGGGAGGAAGTTATACAGGAAACGACCCGGATGGTTTTGAGGTAGCACCTGCGCGTCGTTTCCTGAATGAAAAGGGGATGACGGTAGTAACCTTAAAGTATCGTACACCTCGGCCTACAACTGGGTTGGCTAAGCATACAACTGCCTGGCAAGACTTGCAGCGTACCATTAAAATTGTACGAAGCGAAGCGGCTAAGCGCGGACTTGATCCGGGACGAATTGGTATCATGGGCAGTTCGGCAGGCGGACACCTAACTTTAATGGGAGTTACTTCGTCTTCACATCGGTCTTATTTGCCTATTGACGCAATTGACAAACAGCCTTGTCATGTGCAGTGGGGGATTGGCTTTTATCCTGCCTATGCACTGACCGATGGATTGAATCAACCCAATGTGAAAAAAGGAAATGAAGATGATGCTGTATTGGCTCCGGAATTCTCATTCGATTTGAAAACTGCTCCTATGCTGTTTATACACGGAGATGCCGATGGATGGGCAGCCATGAACTCAGTAAAGACTTGGGAGAAAATTCTACAAATAGGCATTCAGAGTGAACTTCATACCTTGGCTACTCGCGAACATTGTTTCCAGCGAAAAGCTTCTCCGGAAACAGGAAGTTATACCCACCTGGAACGTATTTGGGAGTTTCTTACCGCAAAGGAATTTAATAAATAA
- a CDS encoding restriction endonuclease — protein sequence MEKPFAEQLDISSEVSVYVKLPKGFYINTPVEK from the coding sequence GTGGAAAAACCATTTGCCGAACAATTGGATATAAGCAGCGAGGTGAGTGTATATGTGAAGCTACCCAAGGGATTTTACATCAACACGCCGGTGGAAAAATGA
- a CDS encoding glycoside hydrolase family 20 protein produces the protein MKKYFVLSLLLVLFSCKQKEGTQVELNLIPKPNNTEFGKGNLNISSGFNAVTKNIDTESAEILLTFLKNSVTISPSGKKLQLVMENPSELPAPHESYMLTVNSDGVLISASSEAGLFYGIQSLLQMVENRTSIPFVKIEDAPRFSYRGAMIDCSRHFVSLDFLKKQIDLMAYYKLNRFHWHLTDGPGWRIEIKKYPELTGIAAWRTHATWKEWWDSERIYLPEGTPGAYGGYYTQDEARELVRYAAERHITVIPEIEMPGHSEEVLAVYPHLSCTGKPYTSSEFCIGNDQTFEFLENVLTEVIDIFPSEFIHVGGDEASREHWKKCPECQARIKAEGLKDEAGLQSYLIKRIEKFLNSKGRKLLGWDEILDGGLAPDATVMSWRGEQGGITAAQSGHDAVMTPGEFCYFDAYQANPGTQPEAIGGFLPIEKVYSYDPVPAALSAEEAKHILGVQANLWAEYIPTEQHVEYMLYPRLLALAEVAWTQPGNKSWTDFRTRVNSAIPVLQQKGYNPFTLSNEVDFSHDTDSVENAITVTLSTEKAPADIRYTTDGSLPDAQSPVYSGPVQVPDSVIVTAQLFDGEKPSGPAVTRRFDYHKAIGKPVFYNIPVNPYYAAGGEKALVNGLTGGLSHGDGRWQGFMTNGMDVTIDLGSTQSVYSVNARFMQSIGPWIWFPKEVVIAVSDDNKMFTELSRIKNSVSEKEAGTLFQNFGWQGAARGRYIRYKAIANGIKGGWVFLDEIVVW, from the coding sequence ATGAAAAAGTATTTTGTTCTTTCACTACTTCTAGTTTTATTCTCGTGTAAACAAAAAGAGGGTACTCAGGTAGAATTAAACCTCATTCCCAAGCCCAATAATACTGAATTTGGTAAGGGAAATCTTAATATCTCAAGTGGGTTTAATGCTGTGACAAAAAATATTGATACCGAATCAGCAGAGATACTATTAACTTTCTTAAAAAACAGTGTAACAATATCTCCTTCAGGTAAGAAACTGCAATTGGTGATGGAGAACCCAAGCGAATTACCTGCTCCGCATGAGTCTTACATGTTGACAGTAAATAGTGATGGTGTGTTGATTTCGGCTTCGAGCGAAGCTGGACTGTTTTACGGAATCCAATCGCTCCTGCAGATGGTTGAAAACAGGACCAGCATCCCTTTCGTGAAAATCGAAGATGCTCCGCGTTTCAGCTACAGAGGGGCTATGATCGATTGTTCGCGTCACTTTGTATCGCTCGATTTTCTCAAGAAACAAATCGACCTGATGGCATACTATAAGTTAAACCGTTTTCACTGGCATTTGACCGATGGGCCTGGATGGCGTATAGAAATCAAAAAATATCCCGAACTTACAGGTATTGCAGCCTGGCGAACGCACGCCACATGGAAAGAGTGGTGGGACTCGGAACGAATATATCTGCCTGAAGGCACACCAGGTGCTTATGGCGGTTATTATACACAAGACGAAGCACGGGAGCTTGTACGCTATGCTGCTGAACGACATATCACCGTGATCCCCGAGATAGAGATGCCGGGTCATTCCGAAGAGGTGCTGGCTGTTTATCCGCATCTTTCGTGTACTGGAAAACCATATACAAGCAGCGAGTTTTGCATAGGGAACGATCAAACGTTTGAGTTCCTGGAAAACGTGTTGACTGAAGTTATCGATATCTTTCCGTCGGAATTTATTCATGTGGGTGGCGATGAAGCCAGTCGCGAACATTGGAAAAAATGCCCTGAATGCCAGGCGCGGATAAAAGCCGAAGGCCTGAAAGATGAAGCCGGATTGCAAAGCTATCTTATAAAGCGCATAGAGAAGTTTTTGAATTCAAAAGGGCGAAAACTGCTGGGTTGGGACGAGATTCTCGATGGAGGATTGGCACCAGATGCTACCGTGATGTCGTGGCGTGGCGAGCAAGGCGGGATTACTGCTGCGCAAAGTGGGCACGATGCTGTGATGACGCCAGGCGAATTTTGTTATTTCGATGCTTATCAGGCAAATCCCGGAACTCAACCCGAGGCCATAGGCGGTTTCTTGCCCATAGAAAAAGTATATTCCTACGATCCTGTCCCGGCTGCTCTTTCGGCCGAAGAGGCGAAACATATATTAGGTGTACAAGCCAACTTATGGGCTGAATATATTCCTACGGAACAACATGTTGAATATATGCTTTACCCACGCTTGCTTGCTTTGGCAGAAGTGGCATGGACACAGCCCGGGAACAAATCGTGGACAGATTTCCGTACACGTGTAAACAGTGCTATACCCGTGTTGCAGCAAAAGGGTTATAACCCGTTTACATTATCCAACGAAGTGGATTTTTCACACGATACCGATTCCGTGGAAAATGCCATTACCGTAACACTTTCCACAGAAAAAGCGCCGGCGGATATACGTTATACCACCGACGGATCACTGCCCGATGCTCAGTCGCCTGTTTATAGCGGCCCTGTTCAGGTGCCTGATTCTGTCATTGTTACTGCACAGTTGTTCGACGGTGAAAAGCCATCAGGCCCCGCTGTAACACGCCGGTTCGACTACCATAAGGCTATCGGGAAACCGGTCTTTTACAATATCCCTGTTAATCCTTACTATGCTGCCGGGGGCGAAAAAGCCCTGGTAAACGGTTTGACCGGTGGATTATCTCATGGCGACGGTCGTTGGCAGGGATTTATGACCAATGGAATGGATGTAACCATAGACCTGGGAAGTACGCAGTCCGTTTATTCTGTCAATGCACGGTTTATGCAGAGTATTGGCCCGTGGATATGGTTTCCCAAAGAGGTGGTAATTGCAGTGTCTGACGATAACAAAATGTTTACTGAATTATCGCGTATCAAAAACAGCGTATCTGAAAAGGAGGCCGGAACGCTGTTCCAGAATTTCGGATGGCAGGGAGCTGCAAGAGGTCGATACATCCGTTACAAAGCCATAGCGAACGGAATAAAAGGCGGCTGGGTTTTTCTCGATGAGATAGTTGTTTGGTAA
- a CDS encoding copper homeostasis protein CutC, with protein MSDYKLEICANSVASCVEAQKGGAYRVELCAAIPEGGTTPSYGDIALARELLDIKLNVIIRPRGGDFLYSALEQRIMLKDIEIARKLGADGVVIGCLTAEGEVDMKRNKELIDAASGMSITFHRAFDMCRDPFESLEKIVSLGCDRVLTSGQQPKAEQGIPLLKQLVEKAAGRIVIMPGSGVNAQNIAKIAKETGAKEFHLSAREQIESKMVYRNPDVKMGGKTIVINEYAQEITGAGIVKNTLLELKKVLR; from the coding sequence ATGTCAGATTATAAACTAGAGATATGCGCCAACTCGGTAGCCAGTTGCGTTGAAGCACAAAAAGGTGGCGCTTACCGTGTAGAGCTATGTGCAGCCATTCCCGAGGGGGGGACAACGCCCTCTTACGGTGATATAGCCCTGGCACGCGAACTGCTCGATATCAAACTAAACGTAATCATCCGTCCCCGGGGAGGTGATTTTCTATACTCCGCCCTTGAGCAGAGGATCATGCTCAAGGATATTGAGATAGCCCGTAAGCTGGGCGCCGACGGTGTGGTAATAGGCTGTCTGACAGCTGAAGGTGAAGTAGATATGAAACGTAATAAGGAGCTTATTGATGCCGCAAGCGGGATGAGCATCACCTTTCACAGGGCATTCGACATGTGCCGGGATCCTTTTGAAAGTCTCGAAAAAATAGTATCTTTAGGCTGTGATAGAGTCCTCACTTCCGGCCAGCAACCCAAAGCTGAACAAGGCATTCCTCTACTGAAACAACTAGTGGAAAAAGCCGCCGGCCGCATTGTCATCATGCCAGGGAGCGGCGTTAATGCGCAAAATATTGCAAAGATTGCAAAAGAGACCGGAGCTAAAGAATTTCATCTCTCCGCGCGTGAGCAGATAGAAAGCAAAATGGTTTACAGGAACCCCGATGTTAAAATGGGTGGTAAAACCATCGTAATAAACGAATACGCGCAAGAGATCACTGGCGCCGGGATTGTTAAAAATACATTGCTGGAACTGAAAAAAGTACTAAGATAA
- a CDS encoding glycoside hydrolase family 20 protein — translation MKRIIKLSMLIASICCMTSCNTGSSSQAEVNYNVVPLPGEIAITEGTPFTLSGSTKIVYPEGNEKMQRNAEFLADYLEISTGIKPAVTSAPADQNAIVLSTGLNHENSEAYEITIDNQAIRINGASEAAVFYGIQTLRKSTPVEKQRTVSYSPVTINDAPRFAYRGMMLDVARHFQPAEFVKKYIDLLALHNINRFHWHLTEDQGWRIEIESYPKLTEIGSMRKETVIGKNTGKYDGTPHGGFYTKDELKEIVKYAEERYITIIPEVDLPGHMLAALAAYPELGCTGGPYEVSREWGVFDDVLCPGKEETFAFLEAVLAEVMEIFPSKYIHIGGDEAPKVRWEKCPDCQTRIRELGLKDRDGHTAEHYLQSYVTARVEKFLNDHGRSIIGWDEILEGELAPNATVMSWRGMGGGIQAAQMGHDVIMTPTTYCYFDYYQTQDTSDEPLAIGGFLPLEQVYSFEPAPNTLTDDQKMHILGPQANLWTEYIREPSHVEYMTLPRLAAMCEVQWMQPGQKNYEQFLTRLPQLLSLYEKLGYNYATHVYDVQASLTPNFDNNALDVEFSTIDNAPVFYTLDGSDPTVSSTKYEDKFSIRENAELRAVAIREGVKDSKVFKENITLSKSSFKPAQLLTTPAGSYEYSGAGMLVDGLNGNSTNYRTGRWIGFQGEDLIAVIDMLEPTEVSSLEVCNAVVTGDWIFDASEIIIESSDDNKIFAEVSALKIADEKDGHWSDISTHNLSFEPVTARYFKVTVRPSVMPDWHPGKGNRAFIFVDEIKLN, via the coding sequence ATGAAGAGAATAATTAAATTAAGTATGCTTATTGCATCCATCTGCTGTATGACATCGTGTAATACCGGTAGCAGCAGCCAGGCTGAAGTGAATTACAACGTGGTTCCTCTGCCCGGAGAAATTGCTATTACTGAAGGCACACCGTTCACTCTTTCAGGATCGACAAAGATTGTATACCCCGAAGGAAATGAAAAAATGCAGAGAAACGCAGAGTTTCTGGCAGATTACCTGGAGATATCCACCGGGATTAAACCTGCTGTTACATCAGCTCCTGCCGATCAGAACGCCATAGTCCTTTCTACGGGGCTGAACCATGAAAATTCCGAAGCCTATGAGATTACTATAGACAACCAGGCCATACGAATAAATGGTGCTTCCGAAGCAGCTGTATTTTACGGTATACAGACATTGCGAAAATCCACGCCTGTTGAAAAACAGAGAACCGTATCGTATTCGCCGGTAACCATCAACGATGCTCCACGATTTGCATATCGCGGAATGATGCTGGATGTGGCACGCCATTTCCAGCCAGCGGAGTTTGTGAAAAAGTATATCGATCTCCTGGCATTGCACAACATCAACCGCTTTCACTGGCACCTGACAGAAGACCAGGGATGGAGAATTGAAATAGAATCATACCCGAAGCTTACCGAGATCGGTTCCATGCGGAAAGAGACAGTGATAGGCAAAAACACCGGTAAATATGACGGCACCCCTCACGGGGGCTTCTATACCAAGGATGAGCTGAAAGAGATAGTGAAATACGCCGAAGAACGTTATATTACAATAATCCCCGAGGTGGACCTGCCTGGTCATATGCTAGCCGCGCTGGCAGCCTATCCCGAGTTAGGTTGTACTGGTGGCCCGTATGAGGTATCACGTGAATGGGGTGTCTTCGACGATGTGCTATGCCCCGGAAAAGAAGAGACTTTCGCCTTCCTTGAGGCGGTGCTGGCAGAGGTAATGGAGATCTTCCCATCAAAGTATATTCATATAGGTGGTGACGAAGCACCAAAAGTACGCTGGGAAAAATGCCCCGACTGTCAGACACGTATCAGAGAGCTGGGTTTGAAAGACCGTGACGGACATACTGCCGAACACTACCTACAGAGTTATGTTACTGCTCGCGTGGAGAAATTCCTTAACGATCACGGCCGCAGCATTATCGGCTGGGATGAGATACTTGAGGGTGAGCTTGCTCCCAACGCCACCGTTATGTCGTGGCGCGGAATGGGAGGAGGAATACAGGCAGCACAGATGGGTCACGATGTGATCATGACCCCCACCACTTACTGTTATTTCGACTATTATCAGACACAGGACACTAGTGATGAGCCTCTTGCTATCGGCGGTTTCCTGCCTCTTGAACAGGTTTATAGCTTTGAGCCTGCGCCCAACACGTTGACAGATGATCAGAAAATGCATATATTAGGACCACAGGCCAACTTGTGGACGGAATATATCAGAGAACCATCGCATGTTGAGTATATGACTCTGCCGCGACTGGCTGCAATGTGTGAAGTACAGTGGATGCAGCCCGGACAAAAGAACTATGAACAGTTCCTTACAAGGCTGCCTCAGCTGTTGTCGCTATACGAAAAGCTTGGTTATAACTATGCTACTCATGTTTACGATGTACAGGCATCGCTCACTCCCAACTTCGACAATAACGCCCTTGACGTTGAGTTCTCCACCATTGACAATGCTCCGGTATTCTACACGCTTGATGGCAGCGACCCTACCGTCTCTTCCACGAAGTACGAAGATAAATTCTCCATCAGGGAAAATGCGGAACTTAGAGCAGTAGCCATTCGTGAAGGAGTAAAAGACAGCAAGGTATTCAAAGAAAACATCACCCTCAGCAAGTCGAGCTTTAAACCGGCCCAGTTGCTTACTACCCCTGCAGGAAGTTACGAGTACTCGGGCGCCGGGATGCTTGTCGACGGGCTTAACGGTAACAGCACTAACTATCGTACCGGAAGGTGGATAGGTTTCCAGGGAGAGGATCTGATTGCTGTAATTGACATGCTGGAGCCTACAGAAGTCTCATCGCTTGAGGTATGCAACGCTGTAGTAACAGGCGACTGGATTTTTGATGCTTCTGAGATCATCATTGAATCTTCAGATGATAACAAAATCTTTGCAGAGGTGTCGGCTCTTAAGATTGCAGATGAGAAAGACGGACACTGGTCAGATATCTCTACCCACAACCTTTCATTTGAGCCGGTGACGGCACGCTACTTTAAGGTAACGGTGAGACCTTCGGTTATGCCGGACTGGCATCCGGGAAAAGGGAACAGAGCCTTTATTTTCGTGGATGAGATAAAACTGAATTAA
- the nfo gene encoding deoxyribonuclease IV has product MKKFIGAHVSASGGVENAPLNAQAIGAKAFAFFTKNQRQWFAAEYTEQNIELFKSRCYELGFSPDHILPHASYLINLGHPEEEGVKKSRSAFNDEMKRCEQLGLNRFNFHPGSHLNQIPIDECLNRIAESINISLEKTNGVTAVIENTAGQGTNLGHTFEQIAHIIDRVEDKSRVGVCLDTAHTLAAGYEIRTKESFDDTFKKFDEIVGFNYLKGLHINDSKKELASRVDRHDSLGKGVMNMNLFSFIVNDPRFDDMPLILETPDDTIWAEEIKTLYSLIKQEDPQK; this is encoded by the coding sequence ATGAAAAAATTTATTGGTGCCCATGTTAGTGCTTCTGGAGGTGTGGAAAATGCACCACTCAACGCACAGGCAATAGGAGCTAAAGCATTTGCTTTTTTTACAAAAAATCAACGCCAGTGGTTTGCGGCAGAGTACACTGAGCAAAATATCGAACTGTTCAAATCGCGCTGTTATGAACTGGGATTCTCTCCTGATCATATTCTGCCGCACGCCAGCTATCTTATTAACTTGGGACATCCCGAAGAGGAGGGTGTGAAAAAATCCCGCTCTGCTTTTAATGATGAGATGAAACGTTGTGAACAGTTGGGATTGAACCGGTTCAACTTCCATCCCGGGAGCCATCTGAATCAGATACCTATTGATGAATGTCTTAACAGGATAGCCGAATCAATTAATATCTCACTTGAGAAGACCAATGGAGTAACCGCAGTGATTGAAAATACGGCTGGTCAGGGGACTAATCTGGGACACACTTTTGAGCAGATTGCGCATATTATTGACAGGGTGGAAGATAAAAGCAGGGTGGGTGTCTGCCTCGATACGGCGCACACATTGGCTGCCGGCTACGAAATAAGGACCAAGGAGAGTTTTGATGATACTTTTAAAAAATTTGATGAAATTGTCGGATTTAATTATTTAAAAGGCTTACATATCAACGATTCCAAGAAAGAGCTAGCTTCAAGGGTTGATCGTCACGACAGCCTCGGAAAGGGGGTGATGAACATGAATCTGTTCTCATTTATTGTAAATGACCCGCGATTTGACGACATGCCTTTAATTCTTGAAACTCCCGATGATACCATTTGGGCGGAAGAGATTAAGACGCTATATAGCTTGATAAAACAGGAAGACCCTCAAAAATAA
- a CDS encoding sensor histidine kinase has protein sequence MRRKVSFKKRILFYFSIIIAVFTVGIIFFGQQQYKEERTKCLERNLENNADIVYRYMNENNITVSDARKVKELIRYLPTSLRFTIIDWQGDVMYDNLMDASLMENHLNRPEVKKSLGFGEGTHIRLSGSNNIKYLYYSKKYNEGFFIRMALPYNVEMGTFTDTGNSFTFIVLLFFIVCVLMMLYFTSRFTKSIKELREFSLKVKKGLPIPSSLLFADDEVGELSADIVESYNLLQQNKRKLVAEREKLLKHFQYSDEGIAIFSKDKRKIYANSRFLQFLNLILDKPTLETEQLFSDPNFTDIVAFIDNRSRDGNVLSIRIFKSGKQFNARVIIFDDNSFELYISDITKSEKTRLLKQEMTNNIAHELRTPVTSIRGYLETILSLYEKEGEKDEKILNFLDRAYVQTIRLSELMRDISMLTKIEDAAECFEQEPVQMNLLLKELASDMADKLSEKSDRFIVDVGDNVVIHGNRTLLYSIFRNLTENSVAYAGENIEIVISCYSESSDVYYFEFYDTGTGVEEKHLVRIFERFYRVNEGRTRITGGSGLGLSIVKNAVLFHKGSIVAKNRAEGGLMFLITFPKQERDNIPDASGK, from the coding sequence ATGAGGCGAAAAGTATCTTTTAAAAAGAGGATCTTGTTCTACTTTTCAATTATTATCGCTGTATTTACTGTGGGGATAATTTTTTTCGGTCAACAACAGTATAAAGAAGAACGTACAAAATGTCTGGAACGTAATCTCGAAAATAATGCTGATATTGTTTACAGATATATGAATGAAAACAATATTACTGTTTCAGATGCCAGAAAGGTGAAGGAACTTATAAGGTATTTGCCAACCAGTCTGCGGTTCACGATTATTGACTGGCAGGGTGACGTGATGTATGACAACCTTATGGACGCAAGCTTGATGGAGAATCACCTGAACAGGCCTGAAGTAAAAAAATCCCTCGGATTTGGAGAAGGCACGCACATCCGTCTCTCTGGCAGCAATAATATCAAATATCTCTACTATTCAAAAAAATACAATGAGGGCTTTTTTATACGGATGGCCCTTCCCTATAATGTTGAAATGGGTACTTTTACAGATACAGGCAACTCTTTCACATTTATTGTACTACTGTTTTTTATAGTTTGCGTGCTGATGATGCTCTATTTTACGAGCCGATTTACAAAATCTATAAAGGAACTGAGAGAGTTCTCGCTGAAAGTAAAAAAAGGCCTGCCTATACCATCCTCTTTATTGTTTGCCGATGACGAGGTGGGGGAGTTGAGCGCCGATATTGTGGAGAGTTACAACCTCCTGCAACAGAATAAGCGCAAGCTTGTGGCTGAACGGGAAAAGCTGTTGAAGCATTTTCAATATTCCGATGAGGGGATTGCAATTTTCTCGAAGGATAAAAGAAAAATCTATGCCAACTCACGTTTCCTGCAATTTCTTAACCTGATCCTTGATAAGCCAACTCTGGAAACAGAGCAGCTGTTTTCAGACCCCAATTTTACAGATATTGTGGCCTTCATCGATAATAGATCGAGAGATGGCAATGTGTTATCAATACGGATTTTTAAAAGCGGCAAACAGTTTAATGCCCGGGTAATTATCTTCGATGATAACAGCTTTGAACTTTATATCAGCGATATCACCAAGTCCGAAAAAACCCGCCTGCTCAAGCAGGAGATGACGAACAATATTGCTCATGAGCTACGTACCCCTGTTACAAGCATTCGGGGATATCTTGAAACCATATTGAGCCTTTATGAAAAAGAGGGAGAGAAAGACGAAAAGATTCTCAATTTCCTGGATAGGGCATATGTACAAACTATCCGTCTTTCAGAACTGATGAGAGATATAAGTATGCTGACCAAAATAGAGGATGCTGCCGAATGTTTTGAACAGGAGCCGGTTCAAATGAACCTTTTGTTGAAAGAGCTGGCCTCCGATATGGCTGATAAGCTGAGCGAAAAGAGTGACAGGTTTATAGTTGATGTTGGGGATAATGTGGTAATTCACGGAAACCGTACTCTCTTGTACTCAATCTTCCGGAATCTGACTGAGAACTCTGTCGCATACGCCGGAGAAAATATTGAGATTGTGATCAGCTGTTACAGTGAAAGCAGCGATGTTTATTATTTTGAATTTTACGATACCGGAACCGGAGTGGAAGAGAAGCATCTGGTGCGTATTTTTGAACGGTTTTATCGTGTGAATGAAGGAAGGACACGTATAACAGGAGGATCAGGATTGGGGTTGTCTATTGTGAAGAATGCCGTACTATTTCATAAAGGGAGTATAGTGGCTAAAAACAGGGCTGAAGGAGGGCTTATGTTTCTTATAACATTCCCTAAGCAGGAGAGGGACAACATTCCCGATGCAAGTGGAAAATGA
- a CDS encoding response regulator transcription factor, with protein MMEERILVVDDEKDICDILKFNLENEGYRVDVAYSGEEALDKINDVHNLIILDVMMGGVSGFKIADMLRKSENFVPIIFLTAKNTENDMLTGFSLGCDDYIAKPFSVKEVLARVKALLKRTSPVKMPAVAKWTYRGLTIDIRANRVTIDDNEVQLTKKEFEILSLMSQALPNVLTRAEILDSVWGDNEFVLDRTVDVHITRLRKKLGTYGNIIVNRSGFGYCLNPDTKNEV; from the coding sequence ATTATGGAAGAGAGAATTCTTGTAGTCGACGATGAAAAAGATATCTGCGATATTCTGAAATTTAATTTGGAGAATGAGGGATATAGGGTGGACGTGGCTTATTCCGGCGAAGAGGCACTGGATAAGATTAACGATGTTCACAATCTTATTATCCTGGATGTTATGATGGGAGGAGTGTCGGGATTTAAGATTGCAGATATGCTTAGGAAATCCGAAAATTTTGTGCCTATTATATTCCTTACAGCCAAAAATACCGAAAATGACATGCTTACAGGTTTCTCCCTGGGGTGCGATGATTATATTGCAAAGCCTTTTTCGGTAAAGGAGGTACTTGCCCGTGTAAAAGCTCTTCTCAAACGTACTTCACCTGTCAAAATGCCCGCAGTGGCCAAATGGACATACCGTGGACTCACCATTGATATCCGGGCTAACAGGGTAACAATTGATGATAATGAAGTGCAGCTTACCAAAAAAGAGTTTGAGATACTTTCGCTTATGTCTCAGGCATTACCCAATGTACTTACGCGTGCTGAAATTCTCGATAGTGTCTGGGGAGATAATGAATTTGTACTTGATCGTACTGTAGATGTACATATTACACGATTGAGGAAAAAACTGGGCACATACGGAAATATTATTGTAAACAGATCAGGATTCGGCTACTGCCTCAATCCGGATACTAAGAACGAAGTTTAA